In Coleofasciculus chthonoplastes PCC 7420, a single genomic region encodes these proteins:
- a CDS encoding carboxypeptidase-like regulatory domain-containing protein, which yields MFHAVPPHSPPEIVHHVTPDKADQVREHPFIIANTPTFPTQNPVASHSIPSSPELFFPEYSDSNLPTLPEGIEPSNAAKLGQPISVSISDNQSEQPEFSSSNPSIQFNPVNLDLTLYPAEPNNSTSNTLPPPADSNPSLNPANSTPEPGNLTDEEPAPQPDTLLPQNPDISTLPQTQFSIAQVPDDFSSFLVGIKVNNRSVITSTLIRGQEDGENAINFEQWLLPYDAIVKALQLTATVLPDNQIELRSPTQVIRLNPSQLKTDSELGLVFSVADVRTLFGVEIEFDIIDYAVSIQAPWLNQRRQRGKREVIIQTEGLPRIAPSGFSLSAVEQRIDASGTATQSPNYRGNVSAVGSIFGGSWYIRANQPQLFSSDTWSLAEARFQRQTDAADYIIGSQPPFWRSQSPGDYWGFTTIQRNGFIPQLQLYGGSDPRQRLQAAQIGRTISGTAEPGTLVRLVRGLSDEAIAEVLVDSSGVYRFEDVEFESQSFNNYRILLYPQGRLTETPEIRDATFSNVPGQIPAGSTAVIVSGGWRRQLSGLNQEILGNFTDVQGGVMGRWGVSNSLTLGAGAVYDESFRGLAEAFFQPEGFPLKAAVSVLSGTEESDWDINANVLFEPSPNFTARFTSDRFAQRLNASWQVLPGFTLFANTSTNDATAAGVQFALSNKNAFTFARLSVDTQSRFRWNLIQRLNQWEFRSLGNEISTQSELGYRFSDSLSTGHSLVLGYDTRNQNGHNSLASLTWRYRSPQKSGDGNPLWDAQLGYGIGSRGSGIVASVGTSILPGLRLQARYQGIAVSSDNAAFSLNLVSSLNLQQGITPRDTQTDYLRTQGGLLIQPFFDRNQNGKPDPGEKYYTDSTLLLVNQQSLGSLRADIQEDRIIMNLPPGTYRLDFDPAGFPFDWQVVNEALAVEVVAGSYTPILIPLVQSYTISGIVTDNQGQPVSGARVEAIQPDSGTRSFSITNDAGVYYLEQLQQGTYRLQINNQPAFPQRIDLKNSSEFFQELNLNLPTSVDG from the coding sequence ATGTTTCACGCCGTACCGCCCCATTCACCGCCAGAAATTGTACATCACGTAACTCCAGACAAGGCAGATCAAGTTCGCGAACATCCATTTATAATCGCCAACACGCCAACATTTCCCACCCAAAATCCTGTCGCATCTCATTCAATTCCGAGTTCACCGGAATTATTCTTCCCGGAATATTCAGACTCAAATTTACCGACTTTACCGGAAGGGATAGAACCATCCAACGCCGCCAAACTCGGACAACCGATTTCAGTCAGTATCTCCGATAATCAGTCAGAACAACCCGAATTTTCTTCCTCGAATCCTTCTATTCAATTCAATCCTGTCAATCTGGATCTGACTCTCTATCCGGCTGAACCAAATAATTCAACGTCGAATACTTTACCTCCCCCAGCAGACTCAAATCCTAGCTTAAATCCTGCCAATTCAACACCGGAACCCGGAAACCTCACTGACGAGGAACCCGCACCCCAACCTGACACATTACTCCCGCAAAACCCGGATATATCAACCCTTCCGCAAACTCAATTTTCAATCGCCCAAGTTCCTGATGACTTCTCCTCCTTTCTGGTAGGAATCAAAGTCAACAACCGCTCAGTAATTACTAGCACCTTAATTCGCGGACAAGAAGATGGAGAAAATGCGATTAATTTTGAGCAATGGTTATTACCTTACGACGCCATCGTTAAAGCCTTACAACTCACCGCCACCGTTTTACCCGACAATCAAATCGAACTGCGATCGCCTACCCAGGTTATTCGCCTCAACCCCAGTCAACTCAAGACGGATTCGGAATTAGGTTTAGTGTTTTCCGTGGCGGATGTGCGAACCTTATTCGGCGTAGAAATCGAATTCGACATTATTGATTATGCCGTTTCTATCCAAGCCCCCTGGTTAAATCAACGGCGTCAACGGGGAAAACGAGAAGTTATTATCCAAACCGAAGGATTACCCCGAATTGCCCCGTCTGGCTTCTCCCTTTCCGCTGTTGAACAACGAATTGATGCCAGTGGAACAGCGACTCAATCACCGAACTATCGGGGAAATGTATCCGCTGTTGGCAGTATTTTTGGCGGAAGTTGGTATATCCGCGCCAATCAACCCCAACTCTTTTCCTCTGATACCTGGAGTTTGGCGGAAGCGCGATTTCAACGCCAAACGGATGCGGCGGATTATATTATTGGATCTCAACCCCCCTTCTGGCGTAGTCAAAGTCCAGGAGATTATTGGGGATTCACCACGATTCAACGGAATGGTTTTATCCCCCAACTCCAACTCTACGGCGGTTCTGATCCCCGCCAACGCCTACAAGCGGCGCAAATCGGGCGCACAATTTCTGGAACAGCGGAACCGGGAACATTAGTGCGTTTGGTGAGAGGATTAAGTGATGAGGCGATCGCAGAAGTTCTGGTGGATTCTTCGGGTGTTTACCGCTTCGAGGATGTGGAATTCGAGAGTCAATCGTTTAATAATTATCGTATTTTACTCTATCCCCAAGGGCGACTCACGGAAACCCCAGAAATTCGAGACGCCACTTTTTCCAATGTCCCCGGACAAATCCCCGCCGGATCAACAGCCGTTATTGTCTCTGGAGGATGGCGACGACAATTGTCGGGTTTGAATCAAGAAATATTGGGCAATTTTACCGACGTTCAAGGTGGAGTGATGGGGCGCTGGGGGGTTTCTAATAGCCTGACATTAGGGGCTGGTGCGGTTTATGACGAATCGTTTCGGGGATTAGCAGAAGCCTTTTTTCAGCCAGAAGGCTTTCCCTTAAAAGCCGCCGTCTCGGTTCTAAGTGGTACAGAGGAGTCCGACTGGGATATTAACGCCAACGTACTCTTTGAACCCTCCCCTAATTTTACCGCCCGTTTCACAAGCGATCGCTTCGCCCAACGGTTGAATGCGTCTTGGCAAGTGTTACCCGGTTTCACCCTATTTGCCAATACCAGCACCAATGATGCGACGGCGGCTGGTGTACAATTCGCTTTAAGCAACAAAAACGCCTTTACCTTTGCCCGTCTCAGCGTCGATACCCAAAGCCGTTTCCGGTGGAACTTGATTCAACGCCTGAATCAATGGGAATTTCGGTCATTGGGGAATGAAATTAGCACCCAATCTGAACTCGGTTATCGTTTCTCGGATAGCTTAAGTACGGGTCATTCCCTGGTTCTCGGTTATGATACCCGTAACCAAAATGGTCATAACTCTTTAGCCAGCCTCACTTGGCGCTATCGTTCCCCCCAAAAATCGGGGGATGGGAACCCCCTCTGGGATGCCCAACTAGGGTATGGTATCGGTTCTCGCGGTTCCGGAATTGTCGCCTCAGTGGGAACCTCGATTTTACCGGGTTTACGCCTACAAGCGCGATATCAAGGGATAGCTGTGAGTTCCGATAACGCCGCTTTCAGCTTAAACCTCGTCTCCAGTCTCAATTTACAGCAAGGGATTACCCCCAGAGATACCCAAACCGACTATCTCCGCACCCAAGGCGGACTCTTGATTCAACCCTTCTTTGACCGCAATCAAAATGGTAAACCTGATCCGGGGGAAAAATACTACACCGACTCCACCTTACTCCTGGTGAATCAGCAGTCTCTGGGATCATTACGCGCCGATATCCAAGAGGATCGGATCATCATGAATTTACCCCCTGGAACCTACCGCCTCGACTTTGATCCAGCGGGTTTTCCCTTTGATTGGCAAGTTGTCAATGAAGCCTTGGCGGTGGAGGTGGTGGCGGGAAGTTATACCCCAATTCTCATTCCCCTGGTTCAGTCTTACACAATATCTGGAATTGTCACCGATAACCAAGGTCAACCCGTGAGTGGGGCGAGAGTTGAAGCCATCCAACCGGATTCTGGTACTCGGTCATTTTCCATTACTAACGATGCTGGCGTCTATTATTTAGAACAGTTACAGCAAGGAACATATCGCCTGCAAATCAACAATCAGCCTGCGTTTCCCCAGAGGATTGATCTGAAAAATAGTTCTGAATTTTTCCAAGAACTGAATCTGAATTTGCCAACCTCTGTAGATGGCTAA
- a CDS encoding DUF928 domain-containing protein has product MDRLKSFKSLSLVTGVFTTIWVMGIGWQPPLQAQSNEDVNVLTAQLSPSRDRGAGLRGAGCGEVTITPLMPTNDQGVYLVALNSPATLSWQVPETTVTSAEFLLVDQSWNPVYQTMIEIPEAGGEVEITLPNDLSLEREIDYYLQFALVCDVADRTKDNAIQGAVQFTTPDASIPEE; this is encoded by the coding sequence ATGGATAGATTAAAGTCTTTTAAGTCTTTGAGCCTGGTAACCGGGGTATTCACGACAATCTGGGTAATGGGGATCGGCTGGCAACCCCCGCTACAAGCCCAGTCTAATGAAGATGTAAACGTTTTAACTGCCCAGCTTTCACCATCGCGCGATCGCGGCGCTGGGTTGCGCGGTGCTGGATGTGGTGAAGTAACGATTACCCCCTTGATGCCCACTAACGATCAGGGGGTTTATTTGGTGGCGCTGAACTCGCCCGCAACACTTTCATGGCAAGTACCGGAAACCACTGTCACCTCCGCCGAATTTCTCCTAGTGGATCAGAGTTGGAATCCAGTGTATCAAACCATGATTGAGATTCCTGAAGCAGGCGGTGAGGTTGAAATCACGCTTCCCAATGACCTGTCTCTAGAAAGGGAAATAGATTATTACTTGCAGTTTGCCTTAGTCTGTGATGTGGCTGATCGCACCAAAGATAATGCCATCCAAGGGGCAGTGCAATTCACCACCCCCGATGCTTCCATCCCGGAAGAATAA